One window from the genome of Lutra lutra chromosome X, mLutLut1.2, whole genome shotgun sequence encodes:
- the MTMR1 gene encoding myotubularin-related protein 1 isoform X9, producing MVDSDTKYVDINNKKMKIDMEADKELEAEKSFSMPPRWFGVKDVMYICPFMGAVSGTLTVTDFKMYFKNVERDPNFVLDVPLGVISRVEKIGAQSHGDNSCGIEIVCKDMRNLRLAYKQEEQSKLGIFENLNKLAFPLSNGQTLFAFSYKEKFPMNGWKVYDPVSEYKRQGLPNESWKISKVNSNYELCDTYPAVIVVPTSVKDDDLSKVAAFRAKGRVPVLSWIHPESQATITRCSQPLVGPNDRRCKEDEKYLQTIMDANAQSHKLIIFDARQNSVADTNKAKGGGYESESAYPNAELVFLEIHNIHVMRESLRKLKEVVYPSIDEARWLSSVDGTHWLEYIRMLLAGAVRIADKIESGKTSVVVHCSDGWDRTAQLTSLAMLMLDSYYRTIKGFEALIEKEWISFGHRFALRVGHGNDNHADADRSPIFLQFIDCVWQMTRQFPSAFEFNELFLITILDHLYSCLFGTFLCNCEQQRFKEDVYTKTISLWSYVNSQLEEFSNPFFVNYENHVLYPVASLSHLELWVNYYVRWNPRMRPQMPVHQNLKELLAIKAELQKRVEDLQRELATRASSSSERGSSPSHSVTPVHTSV from the exons ATGGTTGATAGTGATACTAAATATGTTGAtattaacaataagaaaatgaaaattgacaTGGAGGCTGATAAGGAGTTGGAAGCAGAGAAGTCGTTTTCCATGCCCCCGAGGTGGTTTGGAG tgaaaGACGTTATGTACATCTGCCCATTTATGGGCGCAGTAAGTGGAACCCTGACCGTGACGGACTTCAAGATGTACTTCAAGAATGTAGAGAGG GACCCGAATTTTGTCCTCGATGTTCCCCTTGGCGTGATCAGCAGAGTTGAGAAGATTGGTGCGCAGAGCCACGGTGACAATTCCTGCGGGATAGAGATCGTGTGCAAG GATATGAGGAACTTGCGACTTGCTTATAAGCAGGAAGAACAGAGTAAACTTGGGATATTTGAAAACCTCAACAAACTTGCATTTCCTCTTTCCAATGGGCAG ACACTCTTTGCATTCAGCTACAAAGAAAAATTTCCCATGAATGGGTGGAAAGTTTATGATCCTGTATCTGAATACAAGAGACAG GGCTTGCCAAACGAGAGCTGGAAAATATCGAAAGTGAACAGTAACTATGAGCTCTGTGACACCTACCCTGCTGTCATTGTTGTGCCAACTAGTGTGAAAGATGATGACCTTTCAAAAGTGGCAGCCTTCCGAGCAAAAGGCAGAGTCCCG GTTTTGTCGTGGATCCATCCAGAAAGTCAGGCAACGATTACCCGTTGCAGCCAGCCACTGGTGGGTCCCAACGACAGACGCTGCAAAGAAGACGAAAAATACTTGCAGACGATCATGGACGCCAATGCGCAGTCCCACAAGCTTATCATCTTCGATGCCCGGCAGAACAGCGTCGCCGACACGAACAAG GCCAAGGGCGGAGGGTACGAAAGTGAAAGCGCTTACCCCAACGCGGAGCTCGTGTTCTTGGAGATCCACAACATCCACGTGATGAGAGAGTCCCTGCGCAAACTGAAGGAGGTCGTGTACCCTTCCATTGATGAGGCACGGTGGCTCTCCAGCGTGGACGGGACGCACTGGCTGGAGTATATAAGG ATGCTTCTTGCTGGGGCAGTAAGGATCGCCGATAAGATAGAGTCTGGGAAAACGTCGGTGGTGGTGCACTGCAGCGATGGCTGGGACCGGACCGCCCAGCTGACGTCTCTGGCGATGCTGATGTTGGACAGTTACTACCGCACCATTAAAGGCTTCGAGGCGCTCATAGAAAAGGAGTGGATAAGCTTCGGACATAGGTTTGCGCTG AGAGTGGGCCACGGCAACGACAACCACGCAGATGCTGACCGATCCCCTATATTTCTTCAGTTCATTGATTGTGTTTGGCAAATGACAAGACAG TTTCCGTCGGCATTCGAGTTTAATGAGCTGTTCCTGATCACAATTTTGGACCATCTATATAGCTGTCTCTTCGGGACTTTTTTGTGCAACTGTGAACAGCAACGGTTCAAAGAG gatgtATATACGAAGACTATATCTTTATGGTCCTATGTCAATAGCCAGCTTGAAGAATTTTCTAATCCTTTCTTTGTGAATTATGAAAACCACGTCTTGTATCCTGTTGCTAGTCTGAGTCACTTGGAACTATGGGTAAACTACTATGTGCGCTGGAACCCACGAATGCGGCCTCAG ATGCCCGTCCACCAGAATCTCAAGGAGCTGCTGGCCATCAAGGCGGAGCTGCAGAAGCGCGTGGAGGACCTGCAGCGGGAGTTGGCCACGCGCGCCTCGTCCTCATCGGAGCGGGGCTCCTCGCCGTCCCACTCGGTCACCCCCGTCCACACCTCCGTCTGA
- the MTMR1 gene encoding myotubularin-related protein 1 isoform X8, producing the protein MVDSDTKYVDINNKKMKIDMEADKELEAEKSFSMPPRWFGGKMLTTWKTMTKLKDVMYICPFMGAVSGTLTVTDFKMYFKNVERDPNFVLDVPLGVISRVEKIGAQSHGDNSCGIEIVCKDMRNLRLAYKQEEQSKLGIFENLNKLAFPLSNGQTLFAFSYKEKFPMNGWKVYDPVSEYKRQGLPNESWKISKVNSNYELCDTYPAVIVVPTSVKDDDLSKVAAFRAKGRVPVLSWIHPESQATITRCSQPLVGPNDRRCKEDEKYLQTIMDANAQSHKLIIFDARQNSVADTNKAKGGGYESESAYPNAELVFLEIHNIHVMRESLRKLKEVVYPSIDEARWLSSVDGTHWLEYIRMLLAGAVRIADKIESGKTSVVVHCSDGWDRTAQLTSLAMLMLDSYYRTIKGFEALIEKEWISFGHRFALRVGHGNDNHADADRSPIFLQFIDCVWQMTRQFPSAFEFNELFLITILDHLYSCLFGTFLCNCEQQRFKEDVYTKTISLWSYVNSQLEEFSNPFFVNYENHVLYPVASLSHLELWVNYYVRWNPRMRPQMPVHQNLKELLAIKAELQKRVEDLQRELATRASSSSERGSSPSHSVTPVHTSV; encoded by the exons ATGGTTGATAGTGATACTAAATATGTTGAtattaacaataagaaaatgaaaattgacaTGGAGGCTGATAAGGAGTTGGAAGCAGAGAAGTCGTTTTCCATGCCCCCGAGGTGGTTTGGAG GGAAAATGTTAACTACCtggaaaacaatgacaaaat tgaaaGACGTTATGTACATCTGCCCATTTATGGGCGCAGTAAGTGGAACCCTGACCGTGACGGACTTCAAGATGTACTTCAAGAATGTAGAGAGG GACCCGAATTTTGTCCTCGATGTTCCCCTTGGCGTGATCAGCAGAGTTGAGAAGATTGGTGCGCAGAGCCACGGTGACAATTCCTGCGGGATAGAGATCGTGTGCAAG GATATGAGGAACTTGCGACTTGCTTATAAGCAGGAAGAACAGAGTAAACTTGGGATATTTGAAAACCTCAACAAACTTGCATTTCCTCTTTCCAATGGGCAG ACACTCTTTGCATTCAGCTACAAAGAAAAATTTCCCATGAATGGGTGGAAAGTTTATGATCCTGTATCTGAATACAAGAGACAG GGCTTGCCAAACGAGAGCTGGAAAATATCGAAAGTGAACAGTAACTATGAGCTCTGTGACACCTACCCTGCTGTCATTGTTGTGCCAACTAGTGTGAAAGATGATGACCTTTCAAAAGTGGCAGCCTTCCGAGCAAAAGGCAGAGTCCCG GTTTTGTCGTGGATCCATCCAGAAAGTCAGGCAACGATTACCCGTTGCAGCCAGCCACTGGTGGGTCCCAACGACAGACGCTGCAAAGAAGACGAAAAATACTTGCAGACGATCATGGACGCCAATGCGCAGTCCCACAAGCTTATCATCTTCGATGCCCGGCAGAACAGCGTCGCCGACACGAACAAG GCCAAGGGCGGAGGGTACGAAAGTGAAAGCGCTTACCCCAACGCGGAGCTCGTGTTCTTGGAGATCCACAACATCCACGTGATGAGAGAGTCCCTGCGCAAACTGAAGGAGGTCGTGTACCCTTCCATTGATGAGGCACGGTGGCTCTCCAGCGTGGACGGGACGCACTGGCTGGAGTATATAAGG ATGCTTCTTGCTGGGGCAGTAAGGATCGCCGATAAGATAGAGTCTGGGAAAACGTCGGTGGTGGTGCACTGCAGCGATGGCTGGGACCGGACCGCCCAGCTGACGTCTCTGGCGATGCTGATGTTGGACAGTTACTACCGCACCATTAAAGGCTTCGAGGCGCTCATAGAAAAGGAGTGGATAAGCTTCGGACATAGGTTTGCGCTG AGAGTGGGCCACGGCAACGACAACCACGCAGATGCTGACCGATCCCCTATATTTCTTCAGTTCATTGATTGTGTTTGGCAAATGACAAGACAG TTTCCGTCGGCATTCGAGTTTAATGAGCTGTTCCTGATCACAATTTTGGACCATCTATATAGCTGTCTCTTCGGGACTTTTTTGTGCAACTGTGAACAGCAACGGTTCAAAGAG gatgtATATACGAAGACTATATCTTTATGGTCCTATGTCAATAGCCAGCTTGAAGAATTTTCTAATCCTTTCTTTGTGAATTATGAAAACCACGTCTTGTATCCTGTTGCTAGTCTGAGTCACTTGGAACTATGGGTAAACTACTATGTGCGCTGGAACCCACGAATGCGGCCTCAG ATGCCCGTCCACCAGAATCTCAAGGAGCTGCTGGCCATCAAGGCGGAGCTGCAGAAGCGCGTGGAGGACCTGCAGCGGGAGTTGGCCACGCGCGCCTCGTCCTCATCGGAGCGGGGCTCCTCGCCGTCCCACTCGGTCACCCCCGTCCACACCTCCGTCTGA